In Candidatus Protochlamydia phocaeensis, a single genomic region encodes these proteins:
- the sucD gene encoding succinate--CoA ligase subunit alpha: MSILVNKHTRVITQGITGKAGRFHTEQCMLYAPTYVGGVTPGKGGGEILGLPVFDTVAEAKEATHCNASLIFVPAPFAAEAILEAEEAGIELIVCITEGIPVRDMLKVSQVMRSSRTSRLIGPNCPGVITPGECKMGIMPGYIHRKGEIGIVSRSGTLTYEAVWQTTLLGLGQSTCVGIGGDPLNGTNFIDVLALFEKDPETKGILLIGEIGGRAEEEAAEWIRQYSTKPVAAFIAGQTAPPGRRMGHAGAIISGNQGTASSKIKALKSAGVVMADTPADMGTAIQKALQVCGLS, encoded by the coding sequence ATGTCTATTTTAGTAAACAAGCATACGAGAGTCATCACGCAGGGAATTACGGGAAAAGCGGGGCGTTTTCACACGGAACAATGCATGCTATATGCCCCTACTTATGTGGGAGGCGTGACGCCGGGAAAAGGCGGCGGCGAAATTTTAGGGCTGCCTGTTTTTGATACGGTTGCAGAGGCTAAAGAAGCGACGCATTGCAACGCGTCTTTGATTTTCGTTCCCGCTCCTTTTGCAGCTGAGGCAATCCTAGAAGCCGAAGAAGCCGGAATTGAGCTAATTGTCTGCATTACGGAAGGAATTCCTGTTCGCGATATGCTCAAAGTCAGCCAAGTCATGCGCTCAAGCCGGACAAGCCGCTTGATCGGGCCTAATTGTCCGGGTGTCATTACTCCCGGCGAATGCAAAATGGGAATTATGCCTGGCTATATTCATCGTAAAGGCGAGATTGGCATTGTCTCGCGTTCCGGGACATTGACCTATGAAGCTGTTTGGCAAACGACGCTATTGGGATTGGGACAGTCGACTTGCGTAGGAATAGGAGGCGATCCTTTGAATGGAACGAATTTTATTGATGTATTGGCTTTATTTGAAAAGGATCCGGAAACAAAAGGCATTTTATTAATCGGCGAGATTGGCGGCAGGGCGGAAGAGGAAGCTGCCGAATGGATTAGACAATATAGCACAAAGCCTGTGGCTGCTTTTATTGCCGGCCAGACGGCACCGCCGGGAAGACGAATGGGCCATGCAGGCGCAATTATTTCTGGTAATCAAGGAACAGCTTCTAGTAAAATTAAAGCCCTCAAATCAGCCGGCGTAGTCATGGCGGACACCCCAGCTGACATGGGAACAGCAATTCAAAAAGCCCTGCAGGTGTGTGGTTTATCATGA
- a CDS encoding site-2 protease family protein: protein MISIPGKIPIRIFPFFWFLIIMIGWLNTVSLMGTAIWSIVIFISVLFHEYGHALTALAFGQKTEINLVGLGGLTKRHGASLAKWKEFLVVLNGPIAGFILFILSYKLFGILPKDRFPLVKYALEVSINVNLFWTIVNLLPVLPLDGGHLMRILLEGAFGFRGLKLAFLASIILATFFALYFFFLQQLLIGALFLMMAFESYRSWLGVKPMTAQDTDIHLQKLLKEAVADLNMGHRDQALSKFFLLREQSQKGVLYLTATQYIARILAEQGHFKQAYEWLLPIQKHLSSDYLYLLQQLAYRLQDWDQAAKIGQKAYQQEPSSEVALINALSYAIMGQATPAVGWLRCAVQSGLANVQEVIQKREFDAIRHTPEFESWLKAQRA from the coding sequence ATGATTTCAATTCCCGGGAAAATTCCCATCCGCATTTTTCCCTTTTTCTGGTTTCTTATTATAATGATCGGATGGCTCAATACCGTTTCTTTGATGGGAACGGCGATTTGGTCGATTGTCATTTTTATTTCTGTCCTTTTTCACGAGTATGGGCATGCCTTGACTGCCTTGGCTTTTGGCCAAAAAACTGAAATTAATCTTGTGGGATTAGGGGGATTGACCAAGCGCCATGGGGCATCGTTGGCTAAATGGAAGGAATTTTTGGTTGTGCTCAATGGCCCCATTGCCGGCTTTATTTTGTTTATTCTTTCTTACAAGCTTTTCGGGATTTTGCCAAAAGACAGGTTCCCTCTAGTTAAGTATGCTTTAGAAGTATCGATCAATGTCAATTTGTTTTGGACAATTGTCAATTTGCTTCCTGTCCTTCCGCTTGATGGAGGGCATTTAATGCGGATCCTATTGGAGGGGGCTTTTGGTTTTCGAGGGCTTAAATTGGCTTTTCTTGCCAGTATTATCTTAGCGACTTTTTTTGCTCTTTATTTCTTTTTCTTGCAGCAGCTTCTGATCGGAGCCTTATTCTTGATGATGGCTTTTGAGAGCTATCGCTCCTGGCTTGGCGTGAAGCCTATGACGGCACAGGATACCGACATTCATTTGCAGAAGCTATTAAAAGAAGCTGTAGCCGATTTGAATATGGGACATCGAGATCAAGCGCTATCCAAGTTTTTTCTATTGAGGGAGCAATCCCAAAAGGGCGTTTTATATTTAACGGCTACGCAATATATTGCCCGCATTTTAGCTGAACAAGGGCATTTTAAACAGGCTTATGAATGGCTTTTGCCTATTCAAAAGCACCTTTCCAGCGACTATTTATATCTTTTGCAGCAGCTGGCGTATCGGCTTCAAGACTGGGATCAGGCCGCTAAAATAGGACAGAAAGCCTATCAACAGGAGCCTTCCTCCGAAGTCGCCCTCATTAATGCTTTGTCTTATGCAATCATGGGACAAGCTACACCGGCTGTCGGATGGCTGCGCTGCGCCGTTCAATCCGGCCTGGCAAATGTGCAAGAAGTGATCCAGAAAAGGGAATTTGATGCCATTCGGCATACGCCTGAATTTGAGTCTTGGTTAAAGGCACAGAGGGCATAA